gaaaaagagaaggcAGAGGAAACTTGCTGAACAGCTACCTAGCAAAGGTAAGCAGATATTCCTCTCAAAGTTTGCCCTCTATCTGTAACCAGATATACACTTTTCCTTAAATTCTTActtctttttatcttcccaTATTTGATTTGGTAGGGAAAATGGAAAGCAGATCAGAGCAGCGCCTTAATACAGAAAGTGACAAGGAAGACCTTGACCTGCCATTGTTTGATTTGAAAACCATTGAGCAGGCTACTAATAACTTCTCAATAGATAATAAGCTTGGAGAGGGTGGATTTGGTCCTGTTTACAAGGTAAATATTACTTGCTTTCTGCTTCTTTTGGTAGACCATTGCTACTTGCATGGTAAACTCCTTACTGATACTTTTAAAATCCAAAAGAACTAGACCTAGTTTTGACTTTGATATTCTAGTGAATGTGCTTTTCTTCATGAAAATCAACAATAAGCAATTAAATACATCTTTCTTTTGGCACTTAGGATAAGAAATTAGTCTAGGATAAGCCAAACAATCAGAATTAGCAGAGGATTATTTGTAATTTAGGTCTGTCAAGGCTTTAGCTAGTGGAAACAGATACAATTATGGGAGGTATTTTATCTTATTGATACTCTTGAAATAAAATGTTCACCACCACTAAATGATTAATGGGATTATGACATTTTATCACCCATCTGATTCAGAAgaacagaaaagaaaaggaaagaaagaaaaaacattgGATTTGTGGAAACACACACAAGAGAAACTGGATATCCTCAGCTTGAAATTGATCAATAACAAACAGCCATTTTTCAGGGTACACTTGAGGAGGGCCAAGAAATTGCAGTAAAGCGGCTTTCTGAATACTCTATACAAGGACTTGATGAGTTCAAAAATGAGGTTAAATGCATTGCAGAAGTTCAGCACAGAAATCTTGTGAAGCTTCTAGGGTGCTGTATCGAAGGAGAAGAGAAAATGTTGATCTATGAATTCATGCCTAATAAGAGCTTGGACTTCTTCCTTTTCGGTTGGTTCTAACAAAAGCACACATGAATTAATGAGACATTTATGTCTATAGCCtgcatttcatttttgttttctgGTACAAACATCTTAAATTGAATAGGATTTTCATCTTACTTGTGCTTTCACTAAAAAGTTAATCAACACAGTGTTGGTAAAAATGCTATATGTGTTTGCAGTCAAATGATATGCTCAAGTGACAAAGCTGAAAAAGCTTCAAAAAGCATGGTCATTGACCTGCTCATGTCAAATGAACTTTCctctttttcaaaattaatcTACTTACATTCGGGCATAGATACGAAGTTGGGTTTGTGCAGATAATGATCGGAGCAGATTGCTTGATTGGCCAAAACGCTTCCAGATTATCATTGGGATTGCTCGTGGACTTCTTTATCTTCATCAGGACTCGCGATTGACAATCATCCATAGAGATCTTAAGGCTGGAAATATTTTGTTAGATAGTgaaatgaaaccaaaaatatcGGACTTTGGAATGGCCAGAATTTTTGGAGGAACTGAGACTGAAGCACGCACAAAAAGAGTTGTTGGAACATAGTAAGGATCCTTGACCTTTGAATATTTTCTCCATAGGATACCGAGTTAATTCTTGCTCTTTTTATTCTGTCTTAGTGGCTACATGTCTCCGGAGTATGCAGTCAATGGAGTTTTCTCGACAAAATCAGATGTTTTCAGCTTTGGTGTTTTCGTACTGGAGATTGTAACTGGGAAGAAGAACAGAGGATTTACTCATCCTGATCACTATCATAGTCTTCTTGGGCATGTAGGTTTCCTATCATTCCATTTCCTGCAGCATTCattacattatttttctcatgAGCTGCACTGATTACCACAATTTCCTCCTGAATTCTCAGGCGTGGTTACTCTTCAAAGATGGCAGATTTCAGGAGTTGATCGATGACCATTTCAGTCAATCTTGTTTTCTGTCTGAAGTTATTAGATCAATTCATGTAGGACTACTATGTGTACAACAATATCCGGACGACAGGCCAAGCATGTCATCTGTGGTTTTGATGCTTGTTGGTGATGAAGCATTACCTTTCCCTAAGGAGCCTGGCTATTTCACTGAAAGAAATTGCTTTTTTGAAACTGATAAGATTTTCTCAAGCGGGAATCAACTCACCATCACATTGTTGGATGCTCGATAGTTGAGTATGTTGTAAATAAAAGGGATATTTCAAAAGATCTTGTCCCACATTGAAAAATTAAAGGGACTTCTCATCATTTATAATACGTAGTCTGTTATTAAACTTGTGTTAAGTTGGTAACTAATCTGGGTTTGCGCACATTTTTAGCCACATTTTTATATTATCTGATATTATTCCTCACCAACTTACACTTTCTGATGTTTCCCACTCTCCTAGGAAACATTTCAATCTCACgaaatagtttcttaggacGGTGTTATTAAACACGACTCAAGCtacattttattagtttagTTAACATTGCTTTTGGCTATTTTTGACAACAGAGTAATCCATTGATCCCTCTTCTTTGTACATGTTAAGTTGATCTCATATTCTTATCAGAAGAATTTTTTGTTTCaatatgctttttttttttttggattacaAAACTTGTTTTTCAGTTACCTTTATATTTTTTCAACCACATTTTTgttacatacatcacattaaaaaaaaaaaaaatgcttcaaGATTATTCTgacaaaagttttcaaataattttcaaccCAAACAGACGAACAGCCACCAATAATCTTCAATCCCATGAATGAAGTCTTAAAACAGAACCctcaaacaaaagtatacagtTTCAGCATAAAATGAGAACTCGTTAGAATCGCATCTTAGAGTCAAAAAATTACAACCAACAGCCACCCAATAATTGGATTACAACCTATTCTTGATAGTGCCATGTATACAAATTTTTTAAGTACGTGTTATGCTTGCTGCTTATGATCTTATTAGCGTGTTTTATCATCTTTCTTGTATCTTTTGATCTGACTGGTGCAAAATGGATATTTATCATTTGACAGATGCAAAATAAGACTAATAATTATCGCTCTCCTTCACACACACAGACGTATACACGTACGTGcatgcatacatacatataaACTATCTCGTTACTTAGCTAATATTTCTGCGAATGAAGTCaaatattatgtatattttaTTATGTATTGTTACACTAATATGGATATTTTcttactcttttttcttttactaaTTGGTAAATATCATTTGAAACCCTGGAAGCTATTataggctccgtttggattaattGTTTTTTGgtggtatttttgaaaaattttactgtagcagaatttttagagtatattttgggattttttagaaaatattttgggatatttaatttaaaaagtgtttttagaatatattttgagatttttttaaacattaaaaaaatttagactgCTTTTTAGAgtaccttttagagtactttttaaaaacttttctAGTATTTGAAAAACTGATGAATTCTGACCAACAAAGACCATTAAATACCAAATTTTCATAATTCAGTAATTAAAAGCCCAAAACTTGAATACACACACAAAATTGTGGTCCATCTTAAGTGCCAAAATTCGACATGTGCACGATATTCGAGAAATGAATTAAAATTTCAAGGTATGGAGATACCAAAAAATTAGAAGCTAAAATGCTTCTTGACCAAATTCTGTTGCATTTGACAAATGAATCAGTTTTAGGTATTGCACTCCAATTGGAAAATGCAGCAAGACAGataattgagaaaaaaaatcaaaagaaatttaaaattgaaaaagacaAAGCAAAAATCAACATCCAAATGTTTTAAATTCATACCTCTAGGAaactttttaaatttcttgtgcctcaagataaaaaaaaaaattactattagTTTCATGACATCTGCAATCATAGACAACAAACTCTTAGTTATTAAGTAATACAGAGGATGTCTTTTCGGTTAAGTATTGTTCGCCAATTTGTGCTGAACGATTCCAACAAACTTAGAAATAAAAGATTTCCTCTTTCAACACTGGCTATGATGTACCTTCTGGTCAAATTCTTTACTTATTTTCAGTTCATTTTCAGATAGAAATCTCTTGCTTTTTTGTGGATGGGGGGATCCAAGGAATCATTTTCTACTCATATCCTCAAGAAACAGGACGTATAACTACTAAATCTAATGGGTTGCTAGAAGACCACGGCAATCTGAGGTTGACAGCAAATATTTGTACCCATGATGCTGAAATCAGCACATTCTAGAATATTGAATTACGTTCAGAGCACAAATCACCTCATATCTATCAAGTGaacatcattttctttttggattttCCGTGCACCAGTTGACAACAAAAAGAGATGCTTGATTTGATTGGCTTCTAACGGCTGTCTAATTGGCAGGCATTAACATCCGTTAAGAGATGCCTAAgcatgagattttttttttttgaaattaacaTTAAATCGAGAAATTATTTAAATGTAAGTAAAACTATTAACTAGAATTTTATCCGTACCTTAGCACggtcttttttttatttattgtgaatttatacaaatatgaataatttaaatacgaaaattaacaacaatcctacatgttcattcatattaactttaaaaaattaatatattctaaatgttcaattatttactaatttttaataatttgttTGCATACTTTCACTAAAATATGATAGTATACATCAAATATTGTATTCCATATGAAAAAACTTGGTAGATAttctttttttataaatattttttagataatttaaatttttaaaatgaccATAAACCTAGAAGTATATATTCACATTTAATTAAGTAGAGAAGATCCAGcaatccatttttttcctcAATAAATCAATAATATTGGTAAAATTATCGATGTGACAGTTAATTCTTTTTTTCACtaagttaattcaaaattaagggAAGAGATGATGAACAATTTGAATACCAATCAACGATATGGTGGTAAAAGGAAATAATTTATGGAATATGTAAGATTGTAATaattgtgatttgaaaaaaGTTTTACTATAGTTctatgtaataatttgatagaaaacaTATATCATTAACATAatattagttattttttaaagttattttagatatcattaagataagattagttattttaaaattagggataatttttaaacatataatatGATATTCAATTTAGGTAAAATCCAAACGACCCATAACCCGTTAATTCTCTTCAATTAGACATACCAGATAGGAGTGAAAAATAACtctaattaaaatatatatatatatatatatatatgtatatagatgTCAATGTATGCTTAAAAAGATAAACTAGATGCAATTAAAAGTGTACTAATGAATCTTGAATATGTATTCGTTATAAAAAAGGGTTAAATGCACTGAAACCCCTGAACTGTATACGAAGTTCTAAtagaagtggcaaaatggattcaTATCCACCAATCCATCCATATAAACCAAccttaaatggatttggatgatccatataaattcaatggttttaaatggataaccatttaaatccaattatgttggtggatttaaatggattatccaTCTTATCCATATACATCCATTTaacttaaaaaatagaaaacacatTTATAAAAATGTGAGATGAAATCTTGTGGGACCATCTATTCTTTTCTTCATAACTTCCTCATATGTCAAATTAATTTTGTGGGACCACCTATTCTTTCCTTCATAACTTCCTCACATGTCAAGTTGCCAATAACattaattgcattttatttgctTCTAGTTCCTAGACTTCTTCCAtccttttcaaaattatattttagtctctacttttttttttaaaattaaactcTCATGTAGTAATGATTGCAAACATTTATATtcttaagtaaagaaaaagcGAGAATGCATCATGCAgtgtcaaaataatttttatttttttaattcttttatttataaaaagaatttttctaacgaGTGTCCCCACAGCAACATTGGTAATATATAAAataacagaatttttttttttcgcaaATCCTCAACTGCATACCCCCCTTATCGACCCTAACCCAATATCCCAAGAAAAAAACATACCAGTAATTTACTAAGTATAGTACTTATATCATGGTAAATAAGGGATTTCATATTTTTAGTAATTGAACGTGCAGACATTATAAAAAATTTACTTGTCAAATAACATAAGATTTCTTATTAGAACTCCACTTTTATTCAAGACATCACTCTTGAACAGGAGTGCAAAAAATTGGAAACGTAAACTTCTTTTCACTGTAAAGCCGTAttcaatttattcaaaagttaTAAAAATGTAGCCAAGTTCTTAATTGTTCATTACTTTACAAAATGATACTTAAAGTAATGACGAAAGGTTAAATTGACCACAAGCACTAAAAATTTTTGTTGGAATAAACTAATTTCATGAAGTACACATAGTAGATAGTACAAGCATTGGTTATACCAAAAGGTTAGGTGATTTAAGATAGAACTTTGGCGATCGTATTTGGGAAAATAAACCATTGATCCTAAATTTAGATTTGGGAGAGAAATGGATAAATGGCATGATCATGGTTTAACCAATCCTTAAATgacatccatttagatccatttattaaatggtttTAATTGGATTGGATCAATTTGATCCACTATCCATTTAACTAAAACCATTTATCAACCATAtatccattttgccacttctaAGTTCTAATTTACCTGCCTAAATTTTTAATAGACAATGTATCCTTCTTAATAGTAATATCTTTGAACAAAACTATCCTTGCTATCATAATAATTTTctaatcttttcattttttttttcttgcctttgCTCCCTTTTCTTTTACCTTTTATACTCTTCCTTTTTCCCCTTCACTCCGTAGCCAATTCTTTCCTCCAATACTAAATACTTATATCagaatttttaattttctttatttttacttttattttcattCTTAATAACTCATCATAAACTCTTGCTTGTAAAACGTACTTAATCTGGTAATTCAACAGCTTAAGTGCGTATAAACTAATTACCGTTCACAATTACTCAACTTTTAATACGATTTGAGTGGTAAACGGAGAAGAATTGCAAGTAAACTCTTCAATAAAATCCTAGTAATCAAGACTCAATAGTCCAATGCTGGTCTAGTCGTTGGTATTAACTATTAGGGGTCAAATTTGTCGGGCTCCAATTCCATTGCCTTGTGGTCTGGCCTTTAGGGAAGGTCATTAGATTAGAGGACCAAATGGAACCCCACTTCCAGATGGCTGATAGAGACCTCGTGACTAACTTTTTAACACCTTTATGGATTTCAAACCAATCCGCAAAAGAAAATTCAGCATTGACGGCTCTCTCACCCCAGTCTAGGGGTTAGCCTCGAGTAAAAAAAGCCTTGGATTTATTCATTATACACTAATCTAAATATTGAGATATGCATTAAACACGATTTTAACTGTTTATTGTCATTATAAGGTACATAATAAGCACATGTATATGAGATTTTATCCGATCGGTCAATTTTGGTGCCTTGAGAATTAATGGCCCATAATAAACACATCTTAAATGATGCAGGTGGAATAGCCATTAAAGTCTTGAAAATTATCATGAActtatttgaaattttgaataaattagttTTAATAGGGAGCAAGAAATATCCTCAAGCGTACGATAATCATCTTTCTTGTGCTAGTGACGTTTACATAGGGAATCTGCGAAATTCTTGACCTGCCTCCCATGTTGTCTTTCTTGTATAAAGGCTTTGTTTTTTGGCATCTAAAATATTTACCTTGTCATATCATCGTACACATACCAATTTACAAGGATAATATATTTGATCCTCGGCCACCAACTCACGTAATCGTACTCTCTCTCGATCCTATCGAAAGtgtcatattttttatttaaagatattttgaaatatttgtcatattaaaaaaattaaaatactttttaatttcttttttttttaacataatcTTTCTTTCTCATCATCTGCATattataatttaaatttaaaatttaaatttatgaaaataaaattaaaaaaattataaatattacaatcaaatcactatttttaaaaaattgaattcTCGAAATATAACTAAATAATTGGAACGGAGAAGGAGGGCGAGTAGTATTTTAGATTGTCCTCGTACCAAAGTGTCTCAAGCAGGATGTTTGAGAGAAGAGCCCTTCGGGGTTGGAGCTGGTGATAGTAGCTCAGTTGAGTGAGTACCATCGTCAAGGTTTCGACTCCCGGTACTACCTTGGTTGGTGAAGCTTGGGCAGGCCGCTCCCAACCACGCTGTGGGATTAGTTGGACTGTACGGTAACCAGTCCATGCGCCCAGATACCCAcagtgttgaaaaaaaaaaaaaaaaaggatgtttgagagaagaagagagagggagttCTAGAATTAATAGCAAAATGAAGAAATGGACCTGGGGGCCACGCTTTTGGTAGGGAAACTCCGCCTTTTCAGCCGTCCAATTCTGTACACATTTGAATCGTATGGAAAaggattattattattaagaCCTTGATAGCTGCTTAACTAGAAGAAAGAAGACATCAATGAAAAGCTTCCACAGAATTTGTTGCTTCTGTTTTTTGTTGCCTCATTTTATAGTACTATCTGATGCTACAGATACTTTAGCTCTAAATGAGACGCTTGCAGATGGAAAAACAATCATCTCATCCGGTGGAACTTTTGAACTGGGATTTTACAGCCCAGATAGTAGTTCCAACAATCGATACGTGGGCATATGGTATAAGCAAGTTTCCCCAGTTGTTGTGGTATGGATTGCTAATAGAGATGTTCCAGTCAATGGCACAAATGGCCTCCTGAAGGTGACTGATCAATCTAAACTCACAATTTTCAATGGAGAAGGCACAGCCATATGGTCAACAAATTCCACCAGGTTGGTGCAGAAGCCTGTGGCACAACTTCTTGATTCAGGAAACCTTGTTGTTAAAGATGCAGCTGATGCCAATCCAGCGAATTACCTGTGGCAGAGTTTTGATCATCCTACCGACACTCTTTTGCCAGGAATGAAGTTGGGGCTTGACTGGGTGAAAGGCATCAATAGGTACCTTCAATCTTCAAAGAGTAAAGCTGATCCTTCAAGAGGCTATTTCACATATCAAATGGATCCTAATGGCTTCCCACAATTGTTCTTGATGAATGATTCAATTCCACAATTTCGTTCTGGAACATGGGACGGTAAGCAGTTTATTGGCTCGCCAGGCCTAAATTCAAACCCTCTATATACGTATGAGTTTGTCAATACTCCACAGGAAATATATTACAGGTTTGATCTTTATAGCAGCTCTGTCTACTCAATACTTACTTTGAAAAGCAACGGGGTGCTTCAAAGGTTGAATTATAATCCTCGGAATCAGGATTGGACTGATTACCTCGATGCACCAGCTGATTCTTGTGATGATTATGGGCTTTGTAACGCCTATGGTATCTGTAGCATTGTTAGTTCTCCATTCTGTAGCTGTCTGGATAAATTTGTGCCGGTATCCCCCTTTGACTGGCAAACAACCGACTGGTCTAGTGGCTGTAAGAGAAGGGTTCCTTTAGATTGTCAAAAGGGAGATGGATTTCTAAAGTATTCAGGCATCAAGTTGCCAGATACAAGACATTCCAGGTATAATCAAAGTATGTCTCTCAAGGAATGTGAGAAACTTTGCATGAAAAACTGTTCCTGTACAGCTTATTCGAATTCAGACACAACAGGCAAGGGTAGTGTCTGCTTGCTTTGGTTTGATAATCTGATAGATATCAAAAAGCTCAGCGATAGCGATCAATATATCTACATTAGGGTGGCCTCCTCTGAGTTAGGTACGATAGACTTCATGCTTTTGCTTGCAGTTAAGTTGAAGAATGAATCTCCTAACTTTTTTGTCATGAACCAGttattattttcatttcattAATAGTCATTGCTCATACAACAGAATTGCTAAATAAGATGCAAATGCTGAAATTTCAAGAACTTTAGGCCTAAACAACACatactccatttcttgcttctGTTCTAGGCTCTGTCATCTTTTATATAAGATGTTTGAAGTAAATGTAAGTATCTTAAAATGAGCAACTTCCTGAGCTCCTCAATGTGCATTACGTCAATATCTAATTAGTTGTTTCAATCTACGAGAAAGATGATTTTCTTGACATAAGCTCTACTGAATGAAGCATCTTTTTCTGTTTAGTATCTGGATATGTTTgatcaagaagatcttcaaagttacatggtttttttttttactggcCAAATAGGCTCTGGATCCAATAAAGGAAAAATAATCGTAATCAGCTTGGTCTTGCCGGCAGCAGTTCTACTGTTGGTGCTTAGCCTTATCTTGtactttaaaaagaaaaagaagaagcagCAGCGGACACAAACTGAACAGCTATCTGGCGAAGGTAAGCATTTCATATAGTGATGTAGTGAATTTTATGCATGCTTTCGCTTAATAGAATACACTACTAATGCATGTGAATTTCCAGACATTTCTATAACATTTTCTTCTCTATCTGTAATGCAATATACAGCTTGCTTAAATACTTTACATTTTCTAATCTTGCCATGATGAATCCAATAGTGCAAATAGGAGGCACATCAGAGCGATATCCTTCTAGAGAATATGACAAGGAAGATGTCGACCTGCCATtgtttgattggcaaaccgttGTGCAGGCTACCAATTACTTCTCAAGTGATAATAAGCTTGGAGCAGGTGGATTTGGTCCTGTATACAAGGTAAACATCTATTCTTGGCTTCTGCTTCCTGAGGTAGGCCATTAATGTTTTGAAGTTTAGAACAACAGGATCTAGTTCTGAGTTTGATATTCTAGTCAATGAACTATTGttggggaaaataaaaaaaaaaaaacaaagagagagagacatCTTTCTTATTGCACTGTTTAGGACAAGAAATAAATCTTAATCTAGGATAAGCCAAACAATCTGTTTGAGCAAGCATactcatttttcaataaatagCAGTATTCCAACAATTTTGATGCATTtgattaaataaaaaagaaaggaaaagaaagaaagattaaaaaaaaaagctgaaaTTATTGAAACACATGCAAGAGAAACTgaatatcacagattgcaattGATGTA
This portion of the Coffea eugenioides isolate CCC68of chromosome 11, Ceug_1.0, whole genome shotgun sequence genome encodes:
- the LOC113751725 gene encoding G-type lectin S-receptor-like serine/threonine-protein kinase At4g27290, encoding MKSFHRICCFCFLLPHFIVLSDATDTLALNETLADGKTIISSGGTFELGFYSPDSSSNNRYVGIWYKQVSPVVVVWIANRDVPVNGTNGLLKVTDQSKLTIFNGEGTAIWSTNSTRLVQKPVAQLLDSGNLVVKDAADANPANYLWQSFDHPTDTLLPGMKLGLDWVKGINRYLQSSKSKADPSRGYFTYQMDPNGFPQLFLMNDSIPQFRSGTWDGKQFIGSPGLNSNPLYTYEFVNTPQEIYYRFDLYSSSVYSILTLKSNGVLQRLNYNPRNQDWTDYLDAPADSCDDYGLCNAYGICSIVSSPFCSCLDKFVPVSPFDWQTTDWSSGCKRRVPLDCQKGDGFLKYSGIKLPDTRHSRYNQSMSLKECEKLCMKNCSCTAYSNSDTTGKGSVCLLWFDNLIDIKKLSDSDQYIYIRVASSELGSGSNKGKIIVISLVLPAAVLLLVLSLILYFKKKKKKQQRTQTEQLSGEVQIGGTSERYPSREYDKEDVDLPLFDWQTVVQATNYFSSDNKLGAGGFGPVYKGILVGGQEIAVKRLSEYSMQGLDEFKNEVKLIANLKHRNLVKLLGCCIQAKERILIYEYMPNRSLDSFIFDHDRSRLLDWPKRFQIINGIARGLLYLHRDSRLRIIHRDLKAGNVLLDIDMKPKISDFGMARIFANENEANTKRVVGTYGYMPPEYVVDGYYSTKSDVYSFGVLVLEIVTGRKNRGFTHASHNHNLLGHAWLLYKDGRFQELVDDHVSKSCYLSEVIRSIHVGLLCVQQFPDDRPSMSSVVLMLASDRALPFPKEPGYFTQRNLFFEPEKSLSSTKADSSSNQLTVTMLDAR